In a genomic window of Nomascus leucogenys isolate Asia chromosome 4, Asia_NLE_v1, whole genome shotgun sequence:
- the OVOL1 gene encoding putative transcription factor Ovo-like 1 — protein MPRAFLVKKPCVSTCKRNWSELPDEERGEIYVPVSLGFCPPQPYREPEPSVAEPPSCPLALNMSLRDSSYSMAPGPCVVAQLPSEDMGHLTDPQSRDHGFLRTKMKVTLGDSPSGDLFTCHICQKAFTYQRMLNRHMKCHNDVKRHLCTYCGKGFNDTFDLKRHVRTHTGVRPYKCSLCDKAFTQRCSLESHLKKIHGVQQKYAYKERRAKLYVCEECGCTSESQEGHVLHLKEHHPDSPLLRKTSKKVAVALQNTVTSLLQGSPHL, from the exons ATGCCCCGCGCGTTCCTGGTGAAGAAGCCGTGCGTCTCCACGTGCAAGAGGAACTGGAGCGAGCTCCCCGACGAGGAGCGCGGCGAGATCTACGTGCCAG TCAGCCTGGGCTTCTGCCCACCACAGCCCTACCGGGAGCCGGAACCCTCTGTGGCCGAACCCCCTTCCTGCCCCCTGGCTTTGAACATGAGCCTTCGAGACTCTAGCTACAGTATGGCCCCTGGGCCCTGTGTGGTGGCCCAGCTGCCCTCTGAAGACATGGGCCACTTGACAGACCCCCAGAGCAGAGACCATGGCTTCCTGCGCACCAAGATGAAG GTGACCCTTGGGGACAGTCCCAGTGGAGACCTGTTCACCTGCCACATCTGCCAGAAGGCCTTCACCTACCAGCGCATGCTGAACCGCCACATGAAGTGTCACAACGATGTCAAGAGGCACCTTTGCACGTACTGCGGGAAGGGCTTCAATGACACCTTCGACCTCAAGAGACACGTCCGAACTCACACTG GCGTGCGGCCCTACAAGTGCAGCCTGTGTGACAAGGCCTTCACGCAGCGCTGCTCTCTGGAGTCTCACCTCAAGAAGATCCATGGCGTGCAGCAGAAGTACGCGTACAAGGAGCGGCGGGCCAAGCTGTACGTGTGTGAGGAGTGCGGCTGCACGTCTGAGAGCCAGGAGGGCCACGTCCTGCACCTGAAGGAACACCACCCTGACAGCCCGCTGCTGCGCAAGACCTCCAAGAAGGTGGCCGTGGCACTACAGAACACTGTCACTTCCCTGCTGCAGGGCAGCCCCCACCTGTGA